Proteins from one Terriglobus tenax genomic window:
- a CDS encoding glycosyl hydrolase 115 family protein, with protein MKAQVWLLTAGMLCAVAGAQVVTDTPRSAQTFDMARGGRAVSIVVSPEDSATVRLAAKLFADDVERVTGTRPQVVDALPATGDGIVVGSVGHSTVVDGLNLAAVTALRGKWESGLVRVVPQGGRRLLVVAGSDRRGTAYELLGISRAMGVSPWYWWADVPAKKHASVSIQDGWQTAGPSVPYRGVFLNDEDWGLRPWAARKMDPELKNIGPHTYERIFELLLRLRANLLWPAMHPGTLAFNAVPANAKLADEWGIVMGASHSEALLRNNVGEWDEQRDGPWNYQLNKPAMDAYWDKRIAENGRYENFYTVGLRGAHDSGLEATGTKEVKAQLVESVMASQQAILKKYGQQEAPQVDWLYKESIDLYRVGMKVPENVTLGWTDDNYGYIRQLPNAEEQKRKGGSAVYYHVSYWGFPHDHLWLATTPLSLMQEELTKAYAHNARKLWVLNVGDIKPSEIQIDYFLQLAWDEPKMAQLSQRQFLEDWMREQFGAASAKTAASVMADFYRLNFVRRPEFMGFNGYDDDVNRTAFNPLAWGDQNQQRMAAWNGLVKREQAIPVLPAAKAAWYELVKYPIEAASAHNAKFLWADRAVLDAHAGKADEARAAAGKSQAAYDAVQSMTAAYNALQGGKWDGMMPAHSRDRHVFDMPKIPLDSSTALPVSWGKGDEHLVSSVNAMQVIFKSSGVLPRPELGITGGSLELREDGEAEFELMAETSGDATLAIDLLPDFPIDSDHTLRYQVQVDGGEWVPLDASGTEQERPGISTWKTNVLRGFAEQTLALPALKAGRHTVKLRYAGDPGVVIENVSLRLAGAPPAYPVAPEMAHP; from the coding sequence ATGAAAGCTCAGGTTTGGTTGCTTACAGCCGGAATGCTGTGCGCTGTTGCAGGCGCACAGGTGGTGACGGATACGCCCAGGTCGGCGCAGACGTTTGACATGGCGCGGGGAGGCAGGGCGGTAAGCATCGTTGTCTCGCCGGAGGACTCCGCGACGGTCCGCCTGGCGGCAAAGTTGTTTGCCGACGATGTGGAGCGCGTGACGGGTACGCGTCCGCAGGTGGTGGATGCTCTTCCGGCAACCGGGGACGGGATCGTCGTGGGTTCGGTGGGGCATTCCACGGTTGTCGATGGGCTGAATCTTGCAGCTGTGACCGCTTTGCGCGGCAAGTGGGAGAGCGGGCTGGTCCGCGTGGTACCGCAGGGCGGTCGCCGGTTGCTGGTTGTCGCCGGAAGTGACCGTCGCGGAACGGCCTATGAGCTGTTGGGCATTTCTCGCGCCATGGGTGTTTCGCCCTGGTACTGGTGGGCCGATGTTCCAGCCAAAAAGCACGCCTCGGTCAGCATCCAGGACGGCTGGCAGACCGCCGGACCCAGCGTGCCCTATCGCGGCGTTTTCCTGAACGATGAGGATTGGGGTCTGCGTCCGTGGGCTGCCAGGAAGATGGACCCCGAGCTGAAGAACATCGGGCCGCATACCTACGAACGCATCTTTGAGCTACTGCTGCGCCTGCGTGCCAATCTGTTGTGGCCTGCCATGCACCCGGGCACGCTGGCATTCAATGCCGTACCGGCGAATGCAAAGCTGGCCGACGAATGGGGCATCGTGATGGGGGCTTCACACTCTGAGGCGCTGCTGCGTAACAACGTAGGAGAGTGGGATGAGCAGCGAGACGGCCCGTGGAACTACCAGCTCAATAAGCCCGCCATGGATGCCTACTGGGACAAGCGCATCGCCGAAAACGGCAGATACGAAAACTTCTACACCGTCGGTCTGCGCGGTGCGCATGACTCGGGCTTAGAGGCCACCGGAACCAAAGAGGTGAAGGCGCAGCTGGTGGAGAGCGTGATGGCCTCGCAGCAGGCCATCCTGAAGAAATACGGGCAGCAGGAGGCTCCGCAGGTGGACTGGCTCTACAAGGAGTCGATTGACCTGTACCGCGTGGGGATGAAAGTCCCCGAGAACGTGACGCTGGGCTGGACGGACGATAACTACGGCTACATCCGCCAGTTGCCCAACGCGGAAGAGCAGAAGCGCAAGGGAGGATCGGCGGTCTACTACCACGTCTCCTATTGGGGCTTTCCTCATGACCACCTGTGGCTGGCCACCACGCCTCTCTCGTTGATGCAGGAGGAGCTGACCAAGGCGTACGCCCACAATGCACGCAAGCTGTGGGTGCTGAATGTCGGCGACATCAAGCCCAGCGAGATTCAGATTGACTACTTCCTGCAGCTTGCCTGGGACGAACCGAAGATGGCGCAGCTGTCTCAGCGGCAGTTCCTGGAAGACTGGATGCGCGAGCAGTTCGGTGCCGCTTCGGCAAAGACCGCGGCAAGTGTGATGGCGGACTTCTACCGGCTCAACTTCGTTCGTCGGCCGGAGTTCATGGGCTTCAATGGGTACGACGACGATGTGAATCGCACTGCCTTCAACCCGCTGGCCTGGGGAGACCAGAACCAGCAGCGCATGGCAGCATGGAACGGGCTGGTCAAGCGCGAGCAGGCGATTCCGGTTCTTCCCGCAGCGAAGGCGGCCTGGTATGAGCTGGTGAAATATCCCATTGAGGCAGCCTCGGCACACAACGCGAAGTTCCTGTGGGCTGACCGCGCCGTGCTGGATGCACACGCGGGGAAGGCGGATGAGGCCAGGGCCGCAGCCGGAAAGTCACAGGCCGCGTATGATGCTGTCCAAAGCATGACCGCGGCGTATAACGCCCTTCAAGGCGGCAAGTGGGACGGAATGATGCCGGCGCACTCGCGCGATCGCCACGTCTTTGACATGCCGAAGATTCCGCTTGATAGCAGCACCGCACTGCCTGTGAGCTGGGGCAAGGGCGACGAGCATTTGGTCTCGTCCGTCAATGCCATGCAAGTTATCTTCAAAAGCAGCGGGGTATTGCCGCGTCCAGAGCTTGGTATCACTGGCGGATCGCTGGAACTGCGCGAGGACGGCGAGGCCGAGTTCGAACTGATGGCGGAGACATCCGGCGACGCGACTCTGGCGATCGACCTGCTGCCGGACTTCCCCATCGACAGCGACCATACGCTGCGCTACCAGGTGCAAGTGGACGGTGGCGAGTGGGTCCCGCTCGACGCTTCCGGCACCGAGCAGGAGCGGCCCGGTATCTCTACGTGGAAGACGAACGTGCTGCGTGGCTTTGCCGAGCAGACCCTCGCTTTACCCGCATTGAAGGCGGGCAGGCATACCGTCAAGCTGCGTTATGCGGGTGATCCGGGCGTCGTGATTGAGAATGTCTCGTTGCGGCTTGCGGGTGCGCCTCCGGCCTATCCGGTGGCCCCGGAGATGGCGCACCCGTAG
- a CDS encoding response regulator encodes MANDTMDELLQEASVPAMVRVLLLDDEPANLLLRTAILRKNGYDCLPAATVEEANDLLDQIDVAVLDYHLGHGKFGTEVATELRRRRPEVPIIILSATLEHRFGGPEDMHLLKGYSSVDDLLNALSSLAAKRRGKPVVVDARDFFYERLSMALGNDILVQILDADGTWQYVNEAASDYLNHPREWFPGRNMFVEMPTLLRDWRRVIATVSTTRETYIDRTRRGLLSIPKPDERPGTWSILAFPMTLHSGETGVVLTARVLERISSPLSIA; translated from the coding sequence ATGGCCAACGACACGATGGACGAACTCCTGCAGGAAGCTTCCGTGCCTGCTATGGTACGAGTGCTGCTGCTGGACGACGAACCGGCGAACCTGCTGCTGCGCACCGCCATTCTGCGGAAAAACGGTTACGATTGCCTGCCAGCCGCCACGGTGGAAGAGGCCAACGACCTTCTGGATCAGATCGATGTCGCCGTACTGGACTATCACCTGGGCCATGGCAAGTTCGGCACGGAGGTCGCGACTGAGCTTCGCCGCCGCCGGCCCGAGGTACCGATCATCATTCTTTCGGCTACCTTGGAGCATCGCTTCGGCGGCCCGGAGGACATGCACCTGCTCAAGGGCTACTCCTCGGTAGACGATCTGTTGAATGCACTTAGCTCCCTGGCCGCAAAGCGTCGCGGAAAACCTGTCGTCGTCGACGCGCGGGACTTCTTTTATGAGCGCCTCTCCATGGCGCTTGGCAACGACATCCTTGTTCAGATTCTGGACGCAGATGGCACCTGGCAGTATGTGAATGAAGCCGCTTCCGACTACCTCAACCACCCGCGCGAATGGTTCCCCGGCCGCAATATGTTCGTTGAGATGCCCACGCTTCTGCGTGATTGGCGGAGAGTGATCGCTACCGTGTCCACCACGCGAGAGACTTATATCGATCGCACGCGGCGGGGCTTGCTCTCCATTCCCAAACCGGATGAACGGCCGGGGACTTGGTCTATCCTGGCGTTTCCCATGACGCTGCACTCGGGTGAGACCGGTGTCGTACTCACCGCACGCGTTCTGGAACGCATCAGCTCGCCCCTGAGCATTGCCTGA
- a CDS encoding DNA polymerase III subunit encodes MDFSSFIGNTAAVDQLRSAIAAGRLPHSMILAGPKGAGKYTLAILLTQALLCRNQPRETLANGQPAALACGTCVNCTRIAAAMALDTLVDEAVATREEMRETDKKETRVLIQTHPDVLIIPPDPPQLLIKVGQIRTLISSSYRAPAEANRKVFILTASSFMKEAANSLLKVLEEPPAYAHLILLADNPGELLPTIRSRCAMVRLGALPPQEIEGLLAAEHPEWKPAQRQLVARLAQGAAGRALGFNLEAFTSARADALVILRNAVGDPDHTVLFKMTESYRAGAEGQQKTQSLLGALASLLEDMLLLQAGTPEMIRNVDLQAELARTAEAVPFEWIEGASRALDQVYSGMRRNLLRSLSLDAFATQLVAR; translated from the coding sequence GTGGACTTCTCCAGCTTCATCGGCAACACCGCGGCTGTCGACCAGCTTCGCTCGGCCATCGCCGCAGGACGCCTGCCGCACTCCATGATTCTTGCCGGGCCGAAGGGTGCCGGAAAATACACGCTGGCCATCCTGCTGACGCAGGCGCTGCTCTGCAGAAATCAGCCGCGAGAGACACTGGCCAACGGCCAGCCGGCCGCGCTGGCCTGCGGCACCTGCGTCAACTGCACACGCATCGCCGCCGCCATGGCTCTGGACACGCTCGTCGACGAAGCTGTCGCTACACGCGAGGAGATGCGTGAGACCGACAAGAAAGAGACCCGCGTCCTGATCCAGACGCACCCGGACGTGCTGATCATTCCGCCCGACCCGCCGCAGTTGCTCATCAAGGTCGGCCAGATCCGTACCCTGATCTCTTCCTCCTACCGCGCCCCGGCCGAGGCCAACCGCAAGGTCTTCATCCTGACCGCGTCCAGCTTCATGAAGGAGGCGGCCAACTCGCTCCTTAAGGTGCTGGAGGAGCCGCCCGCCTACGCTCACCTGATCTTGCTGGCTGACAACCCCGGAGAGCTGTTGCCCACCATCCGCTCACGCTGCGCCATGGTGCGGCTGGGGGCGCTGCCCCCGCAGGAGATTGAAGGCCTGCTCGCCGCCGAGCACCCGGAGTGGAAGCCTGCCCAGCGCCAGCTGGTCGCACGGCTTGCCCAGGGAGCCGCGGGGCGTGCCCTTGGTTTCAACCTGGAAGCCTTCACCTCCGCGCGCGCCGATGCACTCGTCATCCTGCGCAACGCCGTCGGTGACCCCGACCATACCGTCCTGTTCAAAATGACGGAGAGCTACCGCGCCGGCGCCGAGGGCCAGCAGAAAACACAGTCCCTGCTTGGAGCTTTGGCCTCCCTGCTCGAAGATATGTTGCTTCTGCAGGCCGGCACGCCGGAGATGATCCGCAACGTGGATCTGCAGGCGGAACTGGCGCGCACCGCCGAAGCCGTGCCGTTTGAGTGGATTGAAGGCGCCTCCCGCGCGCTGGACCAGGTCTACTCCGGCATGCGCCGCAACCTTCTGCGGTCTCTCTCGCTGGATGCCTTCGCGACGCAACTGGTGGCCCGCTAA
- a CDS encoding helix-turn-helix domain-containing protein — protein sequence MNLCCEAVAVSGKTVAGRAPGEQAALARWEDLQGLEVLTADFCRHAFLPHFHDTYMLATVEEGRARMRHEGGLAEILPGSTVLLNPGALHDAEGIDSRQRWHYRVFFLTEAMLRPLSEKTHLAFRAPVSADGPLWRRLMTLHRSLEERVTLLERSTALTRLLESLAPQVVGSVMDQDSLAPRVPLDRVRQFLEAHWMDAVSLEELAEVAGLSRFHLLRIFRSRYGLAPHAFQLQLRVQHAKTMLFDGLPAKDAAVECGFFDQAHLTRTMRRYTGVTPGRIAAISSKP from the coding sequence GTGAACCTCTGCTGCGAAGCCGTTGCGGTTTCCGGGAAGACTGTCGCCGGCCGCGCGCCGGGGGAACAGGCGGCGCTTGCCCGCTGGGAAGACCTGCAGGGGCTCGAAGTTCTGACCGCAGACTTCTGTCGCCACGCCTTTCTTCCGCACTTCCATGACACCTACATGCTGGCCACGGTGGAAGAAGGCCGTGCCCGTATGCGCCACGAAGGCGGCCTCGCAGAGATACTGCCCGGCAGCACCGTCCTTTTGAACCCAGGTGCCCTGCACGATGCCGAGGGGATCGATTCCCGGCAGCGCTGGCACTACCGCGTCTTTTTTCTCACGGAGGCGATGCTTCGGCCGCTGTCGGAGAAAACGCATCTTGCCTTCAGGGCGCCGGTATCGGCTGACGGTCCACTGTGGCGGCGGCTGATGACGCTGCATCGCTCGCTGGAGGAGCGTGTGACGCTGTTGGAGCGCAGCACGGCATTGACCCGCCTGCTGGAATCGCTGGCGCCGCAGGTGGTTGGCTCTGTCATGGACCAGGACAGCCTGGCTCCGCGGGTGCCTCTGGACCGTGTCCGCCAGTTCCTGGAAGCCCACTGGATGGATGCTGTCTCGCTGGAAGAGCTTGCCGAGGTCGCCGGCCTGAGCCGCTTCCATTTGCTGCGTATCTTCCGCAGCCGGTATGGCCTGGCGCCGCACGCCTTTCAGTTGCAGCTTCGTGTCCAGCATGCCAAGACGATGCTCTTCGACGGGTTGCCCGCGAAGGATGCCGCTGTCGAGTGCGGTTTTTTTGACCAGGCTCACCTGACGCGCACCATGCGGCGCTACACGGGCGTGACGCCCGGCCGCATCGCAGCAATATCGTCCAAGCCTTAA
- a CDS encoding Hfq-like protein, which yields MSDHTTIPPADQSFNGNRKLVRPSLVGRMLRRPHTRQEEPLSNAATQEQHPGESSHAEAFYFQKQIQQKTDMVIILDDGERLEGQIEWYDRSAIKFCTTSRQRMLIYKSSVKYIYKASEVPTSTLL from the coding sequence ATGAGTGATCACACCACCATTCCGCCTGCCGACCAGAGCTTCAATGGCAACCGCAAGCTGGTTCGCCCCTCCCTGGTAGGACGTATGCTCCGCCGACCTCACACGCGGCAGGAAGAGCCGCTCTCCAATGCCGCCACGCAGGAGCAGCACCCTGGCGAAAGCAGCCACGCCGAAGCCTTCTACTTCCAGAAGCAGATTCAGCAGAAGACCGACATGGTCATTATTCTGGACGACGGCGAACGGCTCGAAGGGCAGATTGAATGGTACGACCGCAGCGCCATCAAGTTCTGCACCACCTCGCGCCAGCGGATGCTGATCTATAAGAGCTCCGTCAAGTACATCTACAAGGCCAGCGAGGTCCCCACCTCGACGCTGCTCTAG
- the lpxD gene encoding UDP-3-O-(3-hydroxymyristoyl)glucosamine N-acyltransferase, with amino-acid sequence MKLSAVAAALGASLVGDGEVEITGLAGIEEAGAGHLTFVANPKYASAARNTKASAVLVDPKFLEIEAATLRIANPYYAFARAIELFYQPPAYAPGIHPTAVIDPSATIGKDAHIGAYVVVMANVTIGDNATLLPHTVLYPGATIGSHFFAHAHVTVREHCIVGDHVTLQNGVVLGADGFGFAKDGQGDWHKILQSGSAVVEDYVEIQANATVDRASIGETRIRSGAKIDNLVQVGHGSSVGENTLLCAQVGLAGSTTVGKNVILAGQVGVAGHLHVGDGVIATAQTGIPSDVPAGKVVSGYPAIDNRQWLKSAAIFNKLPEVIRELRQKKEPSGNQ; translated from the coding sequence ATGAAGCTTTCTGCGGTTGCTGCGGCACTGGGCGCCTCGCTGGTTGGCGATGGCGAGGTAGAAATCACCGGTCTGGCCGGTATTGAAGAGGCCGGCGCCGGACACCTGACCTTTGTCGCCAACCCGAAGTACGCGTCGGCAGCGCGCAATACAAAGGCTTCAGCCGTACTGGTGGACCCGAAGTTCCTTGAGATCGAAGCCGCTACCTTGCGCATCGCCAATCCGTATTACGCCTTCGCGCGCGCGATTGAGTTGTTCTACCAGCCCCCCGCATATGCTCCGGGCATCCATCCCACGGCAGTCATCGACCCTTCGGCGACTATCGGCAAAGATGCCCACATCGGCGCGTATGTCGTGGTCATGGCCAACGTGACCATCGGCGACAACGCCACCCTGCTTCCCCATACGGTGCTCTATCCCGGGGCAACGATCGGCAGCCATTTCTTCGCCCACGCCCATGTCACCGTGCGGGAGCACTGCATCGTCGGCGATCACGTCACGCTGCAGAACGGCGTGGTTCTGGGCGCCGACGGCTTTGGTTTTGCCAAAGACGGCCAGGGGGACTGGCACAAAATTCTGCAGTCGGGCTCCGCCGTTGTGGAGGACTACGTCGAGATCCAGGCAAACGCCACCGTCGACCGCGCCTCCATCGGCGAAACCCGTATCCGGTCAGGCGCCAAGATCGATAATCTTGTCCAGGTCGGCCATGGTTCAAGTGTGGGAGAAAACACCCTGCTCTGCGCACAGGTGGGCCTTGCGGGCTCCACGACTGTCGGCAAAAATGTCATCCTTGCCGGACAGGTGGGCGTTGCGGGACATCTGCATGTCGGCGATGGCGTCATCGCCACGGCTCAGACAGGCATTCCCAGCGACGTTCCCGCGGGAAAGGTCGTCTCCGGATATCCGGCCATCGACAACCGCCAGTGGCTGAAGTCGGCGGCTATCTTCAACAAACTGCCTGAGGTAATCCGCGAGCTTCGGCAAAAGAAAGAGCCTTCCGGCAACCAGTAG
- a CDS encoding intradiol ring-cleavage dioxygenase: protein MTLSQPLWSRRRLLSTAAATSAATLLSPRELLAAPAVACRLTPELTVGPYYVDKELLRSDIRENKPGLPLHLSIVILNARTCQPLADAAVDIWHCDAGGIYSGYTKMNPDKMDFGPGGGPPPPMGSERHQGPPPAGDGQHGPPQTHTTDNETFLRGVQRTGKNGVAKFLTIYPGWYVTRDTHIHLKVHTGGHAQDAKYAGGHVRHIGQIAFPDELSDKVALLEPYTHHKAPRTRPNHDTVFHGDLSGVMLHSSQVTPEKLSDGLYGSITFWVDPEAEPGPEGFPGPGGPPPPRQ from the coding sequence ATGACGCTTTCGCAACCTCTCTGGTCCCGCCGCCGTTTACTTTCGACAGCGGCAGCCACTTCCGCTGCTACCCTTCTGAGCCCGCGTGAGCTGCTCGCGGCTCCTGCGGTCGCCTGCAGGTTGACACCAGAGCTGACCGTCGGGCCGTACTACGTGGACAAAGAGTTGTTACGCAGCGATATCCGCGAGAACAAGCCAGGCCTTCCGCTGCATCTCTCCATCGTCATTCTGAATGCACGCACCTGTCAGCCTCTGGCGGACGCCGCGGTCGATATCTGGCATTGCGATGCTGGCGGCATCTACTCCGGCTACACGAAGATGAACCCCGACAAGATGGACTTCGGCCCTGGAGGCGGACCTCCGCCGCCCATGGGATCCGAGCGCCATCAGGGACCGCCTCCCGCAGGCGATGGGCAGCATGGACCGCCGCAGACACACACCACCGACAATGAGACCTTCCTGCGCGGCGTACAGAGGACCGGCAAGAACGGAGTCGCCAAATTTCTTACGATCTATCCCGGCTGGTATGTCACACGGGATACGCATATCCACCTGAAGGTGCATACCGGAGGCCACGCACAGGACGCCAAATATGCTGGCGGACACGTGCGCCACATCGGGCAGATTGCCTTTCCGGACGAACTCTCGGACAAAGTCGCGCTCCTGGAGCCCTATACGCATCACAAGGCTCCCCGCACGCGGCCGAACCACGATACCGTCTTTCATGGCGATCTTTCCGGCGTGATGCTGCACTCCAGCCAGGTCACCCCGGAGAAGCTCTCAGACGGTCTCTATGGCTCCATCACCTTCTGGGTCGATCCGGAGGCCGAACCGGGGCCAGAGGGCTTTCCTGGGCCGGGAGGGCCGCCCCCACCGCGGCAGTAG
- a CDS encoding zinc-dependent alcohol dehydrogenase family protein: MKAWQLTGFGLDALRLNDIPDPSPAQGEVLVQVHAVSLNYRDKLLMDGGYNPRLEFPITQGADACGTVVGLGPGTSRFRLGDRVLTQYATHWVDGPAQGKESLYTLGNVYPGALAKYLVLREQALVMAPAHLSDEEAATLPCAGVTAWQALIEKGGLRAGDTVLLQGTGGVSLFGLQIAHSVGATTIVTSSSDQKLERVVQMGADETINYTRTPEWDKEALELTGKRGVDHILEVVGGENLAQSLRALRPEGQISIIGVLESTDARLPMFTAIQKQAVIRGISTGPRVALERFLQKYEALGLYPAVDAVYDFKDAHAAYQHLDAGPFGKVVIRVA, translated from the coding sequence ATGAAGGCATGGCAGCTCACAGGCTTTGGTCTCGACGCACTCAGGCTGAATGACATTCCTGACCCATCTCCCGCCCAGGGTGAGGTGTTGGTTCAAGTACATGCCGTTTCCCTGAATTACCGCGACAAGCTGTTGATGGACGGAGGTTACAACCCACGTCTTGAGTTCCCCATCACGCAGGGGGCCGATGCCTGCGGCACCGTCGTCGGACTTGGCCCGGGAACCTCGCGCTTCCGCCTTGGCGACCGTGTGCTGACGCAATACGCAACACATTGGGTCGACGGACCGGCCCAGGGCAAAGAATCGCTTTATACCCTTGGCAATGTCTACCCCGGAGCCCTGGCGAAGTATCTCGTGCTGCGCGAGCAGGCGCTGGTGATGGCCCCCGCGCATCTCTCCGATGAAGAAGCAGCGACTCTGCCCTGCGCGGGAGTCACGGCATGGCAGGCTCTTATTGAAAAAGGAGGCCTGCGCGCCGGAGACACCGTCCTTCTGCAGGGTACCGGCGGCGTCTCTCTGTTTGGTCTGCAGATCGCACACTCCGTTGGAGCGACAACGATTGTTACCTCCAGCTCTGACCAGAAGCTGGAACGTGTTGTACAGATGGGCGCCGACGAGACCATCAACTACACCCGCACACCGGAGTGGGACAAAGAAGCACTGGAGCTGACCGGCAAGCGCGGTGTGGATCACATTCTCGAAGTAGTGGGCGGCGAAAACCTGGCACAGTCCCTGCGCGCGTTGCGTCCGGAAGGACAGATCTCCATCATCGGCGTGCTTGAGTCCACCGATGCACGGCTGCCCATGTTCACGGCGATTCAGAAGCAGGCTGTCATCCGTGGCATCTCCACAGGCCCTCGTGTCGCCCTTGAACGCTTCCTGCAGAAGTACGAAGCCCTCGGCCTGTACCCGGCCGTTGATGCGGTATACGACTTCAAGGATGCGCACGCCGCCTATCAACATCTGGACGCAGGCCCCTTCGGCAAGGTCGTCATCCGCGTTGCATAA
- the tmk gene encoding dTMP kinase, translating into MFITFEGLDGSGKTTQLRLLHKWLLEQGHTVTTLRQPGGTKLGEGIRELIVSNKGEAAVGRIDSYTELALMFADRAQSIAEIIRPALDRGDVVLCDRYTDSSEAYQGGGRQLGSETILGLHRLICGNLQPDLTILLLPDFDASLTRARRRDGDESRFEQEHNDFFHRVWDTYRAIATREPHRVALIEGNASIEDVHVRIRQEMASRLFT; encoded by the coding sequence TTGTTTATCACTTTTGAAGGGCTTGACGGCTCCGGGAAGACAACGCAGCTTCGTCTGCTGCACAAGTGGCTGCTGGAACAGGGTCATACCGTGACAACGCTTCGCCAGCCGGGCGGAACAAAGCTCGGCGAAGGCATTCGCGAACTGATCGTCTCTAATAAAGGCGAAGCTGCCGTTGGACGGATCGACTCCTACACCGAACTGGCCCTGATGTTTGCCGACCGCGCGCAGTCCATCGCCGAGATCATCCGGCCGGCGCTGGATCGCGGCGATGTCGTGCTCTGCGACCGCTACACGGACTCGTCCGAAGCCTACCAGGGCGGAGGCCGCCAGCTTGGCAGCGAAACGATTCTCGGTCTGCATCGTCTAATCTGCGGCAACCTTCAGCCAGACCTGACCATTCTCCTGTTGCCGGACTTCGATGCATCGCTCACACGTGCCCGCCGTCGAGACGGCGATGAGTCACGCTTCGAGCAGGAGCATAACGATTTCTTCCATCGCGTCTGGGACACCTACAGGGCCATCGCAACCCGCGAGCCACACCGTGTTGCTCTCATCGAAGGAAATGCCTCGATTGAGGATGTGCACGTAAGGATTCGTCAGGAAATGGCGTCACGGCTGTTTACGTAG
- a CDS encoding cytochrome P450, whose amino-acid sequence MSSTATLPVIERGGYRFPPGLAHNLPFYIGRKPWARIGRPILLFEHLAKIYGVAAHYRMMGTNIVFLNHPDFVQEVLVTQYSSFIRERTLRRMKILLGEGLLTSNEPRHMQQRRIVAPAFHRQRIAAYADEIVCSAAAMAEGWEPGGIVDIGASMMQLSLTIVARTLFASEVTDDVRAINDETNAIMGLYNLLVLLPKLESYLDWPLPGITRFRKARAHLDSVVYRIIGERRANPVDRQDLLSMLLLSRDEDGNVLSDEQVRDEVLTIFLAGYETTANALTWTWYLLSQNPDAREQMHAELDHVLGGRLPTLADYPNLPYTQQVFAESMRLYPPAWAMGRQAAVDVELGPYRFPAGTHVFFSQWMIQRNPEFYPDPLRFDPARHTEAAKAGRPKFAYFPFGGGARQCIGESFAWMEGILSLATMAQRWRLDVLPGQKIDVQEKITLRPRYPIMMRINARNP is encoded by the coding sequence ATGAGCAGCACGGCCACACTTCCGGTGATCGAACGCGGAGGCTATCGGTTTCCGCCGGGTCTCGCCCACAATCTGCCTTTCTACATCGGCCGCAAGCCATGGGCGCGCATCGGGCGGCCCATCCTGTTGTTTGAACACCTGGCGAAGATCTACGGAGTCGCCGCCCACTACCGCATGATGGGCACCAACATCGTCTTCCTCAACCATCCTGACTTTGTGCAGGAGGTTCTGGTGACGCAGTACAGCAGTTTCATCCGCGAGCGCACGCTGCGCCGCATGAAGATTCTGCTGGGCGAGGGCCTGCTGACCAGCAATGAGCCGCGCCACATGCAGCAGCGGCGCATTGTCGCTCCGGCCTTCCATCGCCAGCGCATCGCCGCCTACGCGGACGAGATTGTCTGCTCTGCCGCCGCGATGGCCGAGGGGTGGGAACCGGGAGGGATCGTCGACATCGGCGCGTCCATGATGCAGCTCTCGTTGACGATTGTCGCGCGCACGCTCTTCGCCAGCGAGGTCACGGACGACGTCCGCGCCATCAATGACGAAACCAACGCCATTATGGGGCTCTACAACCTGCTGGTGCTGCTGCCAAAGCTTGAGAGCTATCTCGACTGGCCGCTCCCCGGCATCACGCGCTTCCGAAAGGCACGCGCGCACCTTGACTCCGTCGTCTACCGCATCATCGGTGAACGCCGCGCCAACCCGGTAGACCGCCAGGACCTGTTGTCGATGCTCCTGCTCTCGCGCGACGAGGACGGCAACGTTCTCAGCGACGAACAGGTGCGCGACGAGGTCCTGACCATTTTCCTGGCCGGCTATGAGACCACGGCCAATGCCCTGACCTGGACCTGGTACCTGCTTTCGCAAAATCCTGACGCACGGGAACAGATGCACGCTGAGCTGGACCATGTTCTGGGCGGTCGCCTGCCCACGCTGGCCGATTATCCGAACCTGCCCTACACGCAGCAGGTCTTCGCGGAATCGATGCGACTCTATCCACCGGCATGGGCCATGGGCCGCCAGGCAGCCGTCGATGTCGAACTTGGCCCCTACCGCTTCCCCGCCGGAACGCACGTCTTTTTCTCGCAATGGATGATCCAACGCAATCCGGAGTTCTACCCCGACCCTCTGCGCTTTGACCCCGCGCGCCATACGGAAGCCGCAAAGGCAGGCCGCCCTAAATTCGCCTACTTCCCCTTCGGCGGAGGCGCGCGTCAATGCATCGGCGAAAGCTTTGCCTGGATGGAGGGCATCCTCAGCCTGGCGACCATGGCGCAGCGCTGGCGGCTCGACGTGCTGCCGGGCCAGAAGATCGATGTGCAGGAGAAGATCACCCTGCGCCCCCGGTACCCCATCATGATGCGGATAAACGCCCGCAACCCATGA